The Cryptococcus gattii WM276 chromosome B, complete sequence genome has a segment encoding these proteins:
- a CDS encoding Calcium ion transporter, putative (Similar to TIGR gene model, INSD accession AAW40631.1), whose product MSLPRRVSFPPDALHEEPSLTDSPLSSPALPDYGPHSSSTPITSNGSPEGTTNSDSTGPRRRQQPSRQVTLDANPPSATRRQTTESARTQRSRAGSRRTSDSLDPNTGLVRRVTTVLFTPPKKIGKAPTYWGSLKAAITSTWLNVLLVFIPIGWALYLAKHNGGKDSISDTAVFCCTFIAIIPLAGLLGFATEEAALRLGQTLGGLLNATLGNAVELIVAILALIKCELQVVQSSLVGSILSNILLVLGMCFFAGGVRFAEQAIKSTAAQLNASLLLIAVIAVLIPSAFHFSISSSTSNTDASELANGEGADLLSMSHAVSILLLILYLGYLVFQMWTHATYYVDDAVTGSTQYPEAVTNVSEKLKFRNFHRKKHDEEEGYSTATTVSDGTVPPSARAEGGEVPATHGPGTAAAETGNRVEHEGEEEEEEEETPQMNVVCTIALMVIDTVLVGVTAEFLVDSINGMVASNPSLSAEWVGLILLPIVGNAAEHFTAVSVSVKDKLDLSISVAVGSSIQIALFVIPVIELLAWTIGKPMTLLFDPYESIVLFLSVLIVNQTLADGRSNWMEGMVLMMLYIIIAVSFWYYPGSSTATLLGCKDSSSVTG is encoded by the exons ATGTCTCTTCCTCGCCGTGTCTCTTTCCCTCCAGACGCCCTTCACGAGGAGCCTTCACTCACCGACTCCCCATTGAGCTCTCCAGCGCTCCCAGACTATGGCCCCCATTCATCCTCCACACCTATTACATCCAACGGCTCACCTGAAGGCACAACCAACTCTGATTCTACTGGACCGCGGCGACGCCAACAACCAAGCAGACAAGTTACGCTTGATGCAAATCCACCCTCCGCCACCAGACGCCAAACGACAGAAAGCGCTCGGACGCAGCGCAGCAGGGCAGGCTCAAGACGGACGTCAGATAGTTTAGATCCCAATACAGGTCTGGTAAGACGGGTTACAACGGTATTGTTTACGCCGCCGAAGAAGATTGGTAAGGCGCCGACATACTGGGGGAGTTTAAAAGCTGCGATAACAAGCACATGGTT AAATGTTTTGCTTGTGTTTATACCCATCGGATGGGCGCTTTATCTTGCAAAACATAATGGCGGAAAGGACAGCATCTCTGACACGGCTGTTTTCTGCTGTACCTTTATCGCTATTATCCCTCTGGCCGGTTTGCTTGGGTTTGCCACCGAAGAGGCGGCTTTACGATTAGGACAAACACTTGGTGGTCTGCTCAACGCCACTTTGGGAAATGCCGTCGAGTTGATTGTTGCCATTCTTGCTCTTATCAAG TGCGAGCTGCAAGTCGTGCAGTCATCCCTTGTCGGTTCTATCCTAAGTAATATTCTTCTCGTCCTCGGCATGTGCTTTTTTGCAGGTGGTGTCCGATTCGCTGAACAAGCTATCAAATCTACCGCCGCCCAACTCAACGCATCTTTACTGCTCATTGCGGTTATCGCCGTGCTCATCCCTTCTGCTTTCCACTTTTCCATCAGCTCGAGTACGAGTAACACGGATGCCAGCGAGCTGGCCAATGGTGAGGGCGCTGATTTGTTGTCGATGAGTCACGCTGTGTCGATCTTGCTTTTGATTTTGTACCTTGGTTATTTGGTCTTCCAAATGTGGACTCACGCC ACTTATTATGTCGATGATGCCGTAACAGGCTCGACCCAGTACCCGGAAGCAGTCACCAACGTCTCTGAAAAACTCAAGTTCCGCAATTTCCACCGTAAGAAACAcgacgaggaggaaggtTACTCGACCGCGACGACAGTATCGGACGGTACTGTTCCTCCTAGCGCGCGTGCAGAGGGTGGAGAGGTACCAGCGACTCATGGTCCTGGAAccgctgctgctgagaCTGGAAATCGGGTTGAGCATGagggcgaagaagaggaagaggaggaagagacgCCGCAAATGAATGTCGTTTGCACTATC GCTTTGATGGTTATTGATACCGTTCTTGTCGGAGTGACCGCCGAGTTCTTGGTCGACAGTATTAATGGTATGGTCGCAAGCAATCCTAGTCTGTCTGCAGAATGGGTCGGTTTAATCTTGCTTCCTATC GTCGGTAATGCAGCAGAGCACTTTACAGCTGTGTCAGTGTCCGTCAAGGACAAGCTCGACTTGTCAATCTCCGTTGCT GTGGGATCATCGATTCAAATCGCCTTGTTTGTTATTCCCGTCATCGAACTTCTTGCTTGGACCATTGGCAAGCCCATGACACTTCTTTTCGACC CTTACGAGTCTATCGTACTTTTCTTGTCTGTATTGATCGTCAACCAGACTTTGGCGGACGGGCGATCAAA TTGGATGGAAGGTATGGTCCTAATGATGCTTTATATCATCATCGCTGTATCGTTCTGGTACTACCCC GGATCATCTACAGCCACATTATTAGGCTGTAAAGATTCATCCAGCGTCACTGGCTAG
- a CDS encoding Aminotransferase, putative (Similar to TIGR gene model, XP_566451.1), translating to MPPISFFAFTKTLSPRPNFTSTKALLYARRMSSTPNAVIPQAKRMFDGATHKLDVWSIFTPANVPADCINLGQGFMNWAPPDWIRSESHECMDHDIMANHYSHPRGRPRLLKAISKHYSPQFENIVARGKDLTNEEILVTAGANCGMFAALTAHCGPGDEVICIEPYFDQYFASIQFQGAKAVFVPLHPPTGEGIKNGGDWTLNMDEFAAAFTPKTKAMIINTPHNPVGKVFTKQELEQIAKICIEKNVLVLADEVYDCMVYDGKEHCRIATLPGMWERTLTVGSGGKSFACTGWRVGWLIGAPQLTAATLAAHSRIVFCTNSPMQEAVAIGLEKATEHKFFEEQVAAYQERRDVLCSYFDQIGLSYTKPEGSYFLLVDISPVKVPEGYPIVETCKGRGKDFEFCWWLCQELKVVGIPSSEFYSEEHVNIGERFARFAFCKDPELLHAAGKRLLKLKEYL from the exons ATGCCTCCCATCTCATTCTTTGCATTCACAAAAACCCTTTCACCCAGACCCAACTTTACATCTACAAAAGCACTCCTGTACGCTCGCAGAATGTCTTCTACCCCGAACGCTGTTATCCCTCAGGCGAAGAGGATGTTTGACGGTGCGACGCACAAGTTGGATGTGTGGTCCATCTTCAC TCCCGCCAATGTTCCCGCGGACTGTATTAACCTCGGTCAAGGTTTCATGAACTGGGCTCCCCCAGACTGGATCCGTTCCGAGTCTCACGAGTGTATGGACCATGACATTATGGCAAACCACTACTCGCACCCTCGAGGTAGGCCTAGATTGTTGAAGGCCATCAGCAAACACTACAGCCCTCAGTTTGAGAACATTGTTGCCCGGGGAAAGGACTTGACTAATGAGGAGATTTTGGTTACTGCCGGAGCCAACTGCG GTATGTTTGCCGCCCTCACGGCGCACTGTGGGCCCGGGGATGAAGTCATTTGTATCGAACCCTACTTTGACCAGTACTTTGCTTCTATTCAATTCCAAGGCGCCAAAGCCGTATTTGTACCTCTCCATCCCCCTACCGGCGAAGGTATCAAGAACGGCGGGGACTGGACGCTCAACATGGATGAATTTGCCGCTGCGTTCACTCCCAAGACTAAGGCGATGATTATCAACACCCCTCATAATCCTGTCGGCAAGGTGTTCACCAAACAGGAGTTGGAGCAGATTGCCAAGATTTGTATTGAGAAGAATGTGTTGGTGCTTGCGGATGAGGTGTACGACTGTATGGTGTACGACGGGAAGGAGCATTGCAGGATTGCGACGTTACCTGGGATGTGGGAGAGGACTTTGACTGTGGGATCTGGCGGAAAGTCTTTTGCTTGTACGGGTTGGCGAGTTG GATGGCTTATCGGTGCTCCCCAACTCACCGCTGCTACCCTCGCGGCGCACAGCCGAATCGTCTTCTGCACCAATTCTCCCATGCAAGAAGCCGTCGCTATCGGCCTCGAAAAGGCTACCGAGCACAAGTTCTTTGAGGAGCAAGTCGCTGCTTACCAGGAGCGCCGAGATGTTCTTTGCTCGTACTTTGACCAAATTGGTTTGAGTTATACTAAGCCTGAAGGGTCATACTTTTTGTTGGTGGACATTAGCCCCGTCAAGGTGCCCGAGGGTTACCCTATTGTGGAGACTTGTAAGGGCCGAGGAAAAGACTTTGAGTTTTGCTGGTGGCTGTGTCAGGAGCTCAAGGTGGTTGGCATTCCTTCTTCCGAG TTCTACAGTGAGGAGCATGTCAACATTGGTGAGAGGTTTGCTCGTTTCGCTTTC TGCAAGGACCCCGAGCTTTTGCATGCTGCGGGCAAGAGGTTGCTCAAGTTGAAAGAGTACTTGTAA